CGCCGTTGACGCATTCACGGCAGGCCCACGTGGACGTCGTACGGCTGGATTGTTCAGTGCGCGGTGAGCCCGCCGTCGACCACCAGCTCCGAGCCAGTGACGAACGAGGAGTCGTCGCAGGCCAGGAAGAGGATCGCGGGTGCGATCTCGTCGGCGCGGCCGGCTCGGCGCATGGGGGTGCGTTGGATGTCCGGCTGCTGGTCGCCCTGATCGTCCAGGAGTTCGTGGATCATCGGCGTGGCGATCACGCCGGGATGCACCGAGTTGATCCGTACTCCCTGCCGGGCGTACTCGACCGCGGCGGTCTTGCTCAACAGGCGCACGGCCCCCTTGGACGCCTGGTAGGCCGCAGCCGCACCGCTTCCTACCAGGCCGAGTACTGACGACGTATTGATCACCGACGCGTTCCCGCTCGCACGCAGGAGCGGCAACGCCGCCTTCATGCCGAGCCATGTGCCTTTCTGGTTCACGTCGATGACGCGGTCCCACGCCTCTTCCCGCGTGTCCTCGATACCTGGCCAGTCCAGGATGCCGGCGAGGTTCACGAGCACGTCCAGCGTTCCGAACCGGTCGCGTACGACGGTGATCACTTCGTCCCACTCCCGCGCGGAGGAGACATCGAGGCGAGCAGCGACGACCTCCGCGCCGCGTGCCCCGATCCGGTGGGACAGGTCCCGCAGGGGGCCTTCGGCGATATCGGTGATCACTAGCCGGGCGCCTTCGCGGGCGAAGAGTTCGGCGGTCGCTGTGCCGAGGCCGCCGGTCGCGCCCGTGATCAGCGCGACCTTGCCGGAAAGTCGTTGTCCTGTCATGGATATGGTCCTTGATTCTCGTTGCTGCTGGCTGACTGACTGGCTGACTGCTGTGTCGGGACTTCTTGGTCCGCCGACGGTTCGCCCCCGGTGCCCAGGGCGACCGTGGCCCGGCCTCTCTACGACGACTTCTGCTCCCGGTAGAGCACGAGGTGCTCGTGATAGAGCACTCCGTCCCGGATGTCGCCCGTGGCGGTGAACCCGGTGTCGTCGACGTAGTCCAAGTGGCTGCCGGTCACCGTGTACCAGCCGGTGTACGCTCTGCGCCGCTCGCCGCGGGCTTCGTCGTAGCGGCCGTCCGGCAGCAGCTCCTGACGGATGTGACCATCCGCGGTCACCCACATCCCGACCACGTCGACATGGTCGCCCTCAACGGTCCCGGCCATGGCGGACTCCTCTCCTCGAATGGTGTGGTCCTTCCCGCTCCACCGAGTCTGGGCAGGTCAGCGGCCATCAACCAGGACGCGTGCTGCCTGGGTGTGGCACACCCAGGCAGCGCACCGGGCCGCCGCCTAGCCTGAACACATGGACGAAAACCACCTGGGAGACTTCCTGCGCACACGCCGCGACGGCCTGCGGCCGGAGGACGTCGGCATGGCGAGCTACGGGGCCCGCAGAGTCGCCGGACTGCGCCGCGAGGAGGTCGCCGTCCTGGCCGGAGTGAACGCCGACTACTACACCCGCCTGGAACAAGGCCGCGAGCGCAACCCCTCACCCCAGGTGGTCGACGCGCTCAGCCGCGCCCTGCGCCTCGACGCGGACGCACGCGCGCACTTGTACCGGCTGGCCGGGGCCACACCGAACGACCAGCCCTCCGTCCACGCCGCCGAGCGGGTCAGCCCTTCGCTGCGACAGCTGATGGACGGATACCCGAACACTCCAGCGTTCGTCATGAGCCGGACCCTGGAGCTCCTCGCCGTCAACGCCCTGGCCGATGCCCTCTACGCCCCGTTCGAGCCGGCGGACAACTTGGCCCGCATGACCTTCCTCGACCCCGCGGGCCGCAACTTCTACACGGACTGGGACCGGGTAGCACAGGCCACCGTCGCCAACCTTCGCGAGGCAACCGGATTCGATCCGGACAACCCGCGGCTGCGCGAACTCGTCCGCACCCTCACTGAGCACAGCGCGGACTTCACTCGCCTCTGGAACGCCCACACCGTGCGCGGCAAGACCCAGGACGCCAAACACTTCCTCCATCCGGAGGTAGGCCCCCTCACCCTCACCTACCAGGCTTTCGACGTACGCGACGCCCCCGGCCAACAGCTCGTCATCTACCACGCCGAACCAGGCAGCCCCAGTGCCCAGTCCCTCAATCTGCTCGGTTCCATCCACGCCACCCGGCGCTGGCCCGACCCCCGGCCCCGCCGCTGATCAGCCGACGGAACATGGAGATAGGTCGGCAATAGTGCCCGGTCGATTTCGCCCCGCGTGTTTCATAGGTGGGTCGCTCATGAAACAGGCGATCACCCGGCGGTCCCCCTGCGCCGGTCATGTTTCATGAGTTGTTGCAAACGGCTGGACGTCTGAAACACCCTCATGAAACGGTTCGGGATCGTGAGCGACGATTTCAAGCGCTTGGAATCGCACGACTGCCCGATGTCCACCTGCGCCGCCCCCGTGGGCTCCCCATGCCGGACCGGCAAGGGCAGGGTGGCGATCCAGTACCACACCCCCCGCTTCC
This is a stretch of genomic DNA from Streptomyces hawaiiensis. It encodes these proteins:
- a CDS encoding SDR family NAD(P)-dependent oxidoreductase, whose translation is MTGQRLSGKVALITGATGGLGTATAELFAREGARLVITDIAEGPLRDLSHRIGARGAEVVAARLDVSSAREWDEVITVVRDRFGTLDVLVNLAGILDWPGIEDTREEAWDRVIDVNQKGTWLGMKAALPLLRASGNASVINTSSVLGLVGSGAAAAYQASKGAVRLLSKTAAVEYARQGVRINSVHPGVIATPMIHELLDDQGDQQPDIQRTPMRRAGRADEIAPAILFLACDDSSFVTGSELVVDGGLTAH
- a CDS encoding helix-turn-helix transcriptional regulator; the encoded protein is MDENHLGDFLRTRRDGLRPEDVGMASYGARRVAGLRREEVAVLAGVNADYYTRLEQGRERNPSPQVVDALSRALRLDADARAHLYRLAGATPNDQPSVHAAERVSPSLRQLMDGYPNTPAFVMSRTLELLAVNALADALYAPFEPADNLARMTFLDPAGRNFYTDWDRVAQATVANLREATGFDPDNPRLRELVRTLTEHSADFTRLWNAHTVRGKTQDAKHFLHPEVGPLTLTYQAFDVRDAPGQQLVIYHAEPGSPSAQSLNLLGSIHATRRWPDPRPRR
- a CDS encoding Atu4866 domain-containing protein translates to MAGTVEGDHVDVVGMWVTADGHIRQELLPDGRYDEARGERRRAYTGWYTVTGSHLDYVDDTGFTATGDIRDGVLYHEHLVLYREQKSS